A window of the Desulforapulum autotrophicum HRM2 genome harbors these coding sequences:
- a CDS encoding nickel-dependent hydrogenase large subunit: MGKRIMIDPITRIEGHLRIEVEIENNRVKDAWCSGQMFRGIEMMLKGRDPRDAHHFVQRSCGVCTYVHALSSVRAVEDACNIAIPDNARIIRNLIHAAQFQHDHIVHFYHLHALDWVDIVDALKADPVKTAKLSANVSGRPESSEYFKTIQDKLKTFVSSGQLGPFNNGYWGHSAYALPAEANLMAAAHYIEALKLQAKAARMHAVFGGKNPHPQFLVVGGVTSVRDLNIDRIKEFEDIWKETKAFVDEVYIPDLMAIASFYKNWGAIGGNNEAFLVYGDFAENSSESRLLMPPGFIRKGLGVEKLDVELITEDVTRAWYENSTPSHPYAGKTEPIKGEVAYNTDDKYSWIKAPRYDGLAPEVGPLARILVAYGKGDATAKNLVDQTLKKLGVGSDALFSTLGRTAARGLETVIIGDAMGNWLNELRSNIAKGDKKTYQSWTMPDKAKGFGLNDVPRGALGHWIEIEDGKIKNYQYVVPSTWNFGPADAHGNKGPVERSLIGTPIADPKKPLEVLRTVHSYDPCLACAVHVIDPHTNEIYKVRVV; the protein is encoded by the coding sequence ATGGGCAAACGAATAATGATCGATCCTATTACAAGGATTGAAGGACATTTACGAATAGAAGTTGAAATTGAGAATAACCGAGTAAAGGATGCCTGGTGCTCGGGCCAGATGTTTCGTGGAATCGAAATGATGTTAAAGGGCAGGGACCCCAGGGATGCCCATCATTTTGTCCAACGATCCTGTGGTGTCTGTACCTATGTCCATGCCCTTTCGTCTGTCCGGGCTGTGGAAGATGCCTGCAATATAGCCATTCCAGACAACGCCCGTATCATCAGAAATCTCATCCACGCAGCCCAGTTTCAGCACGATCATATTGTTCATTTTTATCATCTCCATGCCCTGGACTGGGTGGATATTGTGGATGCCTTGAAGGCCGATCCGGTAAAAACGGCAAAACTTTCGGCCAACGTGAGTGGAAGGCCGGAATCTTCCGAATATTTTAAAACCATCCAGGATAAATTAAAGACATTTGTGTCAAGCGGTCAGTTAGGGCCGTTTAACAATGGTTATTGGGGGCATTCCGCCTATGCCTTGCCTGCTGAAGCCAATCTCATGGCTGCGGCCCATTACATTGAGGCCCTGAAACTCCAGGCCAAGGCTGCCAGAATGCATGCCGTGTTTGGTGGTAAAAATCCCCATCCCCAGTTCCTCGTGGTGGGTGGAGTCACCTCGGTCAGGGATCTCAACATAGACAGGATCAAGGAATTTGAAGATATCTGGAAGGAAACCAAGGCATTTGTGGATGAGGTTTATATTCCAGATCTCATGGCCATTGCATCTTTTTATAAGAACTGGGGAGCTATTGGTGGTAATAATGAGGCCTTTCTCGTCTATGGTGATTTTGCTGAAAACAGCTCAGAAAGTCGCCTCCTCATGCCTCCCGGATTTATCAGAAAGGGCCTTGGTGTGGAAAAGCTGGATGTTGAGCTTATCACAGAGGACGTTACCCGTGCCTGGTATGAAAACAGTACTCCAAGCCATCCCTATGCCGGAAAGACAGAACCCATCAAGGGAGAAGTAGCATATAATACGGATGACAAATACTCCTGGATCAAAGCACCCCGTTATGACGGGCTTGCACCTGAAGTCGGTCCCCTGGCCAGGATTCTTGTTGCCTACGGTAAGGGGGATGCCACGGCAAAGAATCTGGTGGATCAAACCCTTAAAAAACTGGGTGTGGGTTCAGACGCCCTTTTTTCAACCCTTGGAAGGACGGCGGCCAGGGGCCTTGAAACAGTTATAATAGGCGATGCCATGGGCAACTGGCTGAATGAACTCAGGAGCAACATTGCAAAGGGTGATAAAAAGACTTATCAATCCTGGACCATGCCGGACAAGGCAAAGGGGTTTGGCTTGAATGATGTGCCAAGGGGAGCCCTTGGCCACTGGATCGAAATTGAGGACGGTAAAATTAAGAATTACCAGTATGTGGTTCCCTCCACCTGGAATTTTGGACCTGCCGACGCCCATGGTAACAAGGGGCCGGTGGAGCGTTCCCTCATTGGGACACCCATAGCAGATCCAAAGAAGCCCCTTGAGGTGCTCAGGACGGTTCATTCCTATGATCCCTGCCTTGCCTGTGCTGTTCATGTGATCGATCCCCATACCAATGAAATTTACAAGGTCAGGGTTGTTTAA
- a CDS encoding type II secretion system F family protein has protein sequence MVAYLWKGKNPKNRVVKGEMEAENVEQVRSSLIRRKITPGKIKPKPKDLFENISFFQPKVKESDVIIFSRQFSTMIDAGLPLLQCLDILHAQQENVTFKKILKKIKESVESGETFADALAKFPDIFNELFTNMVAAGEAGGILDIILRRLSAYMEKMAKLKKQVKGAMTYPAITLAVAVIVVGIILVFVIPVFAEMFADFGSTLPAPTLLVVFLSEFVINNILYIIGAFIVVTFITRRVYASEKGHIIMDDLALKLPVFGMLIRKVAVAKFTRTMGTMMSSGVSILEALDIVGKTAGNKTVEFAIHDVKQGISEGRSMADPLLESGVFPSMVCSMIAVGESTGALDNMLGKIADFYDDEVDQAVKTLTDMIEPFMLVFLGVVIGGLVVAMYLPIFKMAAAVG, from the coding sequence ATGGTTGCCTATTTATGGAAGGGGAAAAATCCTAAAAACAGGGTGGTCAAGGGGGAGATGGAGGCCGAGAACGTTGAACAGGTGCGGTCCAGCCTGATCCGTCGAAAAATTACCCCGGGCAAGATTAAACCCAAACCCAAGGATTTGTTTGAAAATATTTCATTTTTTCAGCCCAAGGTCAAAGAATCGGACGTCATTATTTTTTCAAGGCAGTTTTCCACCATGATTGATGCAGGTCTTCCCCTTCTCCAGTGCCTTGACATTCTCCACGCCCAGCAGGAGAATGTAACATTCAAGAAAATCCTGAAAAAAATTAAGGAGTCTGTAGAATCCGGAGAAACCTTTGCCGATGCCCTGGCAAAATTTCCAGATATCTTTAACGAGCTTTTCACCAACATGGTTGCGGCAGGTGAGGCAGGCGGAATCCTTGATATCATTCTTAGACGCCTGTCCGCCTATATGGAAAAGATGGCAAAGTTGAAAAAGCAGGTTAAGGGTGCCATGACCTATCCTGCCATTACCCTTGCCGTTGCCGTTATTGTTGTGGGGATTATTCTGGTTTTTGTTATTCCGGTTTTTGCCGAGATGTTCGCAGATTTCGGCTCCACCCTGCCTGCCCCGACTCTTTTGGTGGTTTTTCTGAGTGAGTTTGTCATTAACAATATTTTATATATTATTGGCGCGTTTATCGTTGTAACCTTTATCACCCGGCGGGTCTATGCCTCAGAAAAGGGCCATATTATCATGGATGATCTGGCCCTAAAGCTGCCTGTGTTTGGCATGCTGATTCGAAAGGTGGCGGTTGCTAAATTTACAAGGACCATGGGCACCATGATGTCAAGCGGTGTATCTATTCTGGAAGCTCTTGATATTGTGGGAAAAACAGCTGGAAATAAAACGGTTGAATTTGCCATCCATGACGTGAAACAGGGTATTTCAGAGGGGAGATCCATGGCAGATCCCCTTCTTGAAAGCGGGGTGTTCCCCTCCATGGTCTGCTCCATGATTGCCGTTGGCGAATCCACGGGTGCCCTTGATAACATGCTCGGAAAAATAGCAGATTTTTACGATGATGAAGTGGATCAGGCCGTAAAAACCCTCACAGACATGATTGAACCTTTCATGCTGGTGTTTCTCGGGGTTGTCATTGGCGGGCTCGTGGTTGCCATGTATCTGCCCATATTTAAAATGGCGGCTGCCGTAGGATAA
- a CDS encoding two-component system sensor histidine kinase NtrB: MKNLTGADTVDAADMEKRLGWLIVFRVSFATILTLSTLVYSAGEHLSSTEHPFVVLYSISALLVVLSLGYALVLRRVRRKVMFAYGQILLDSFFITTLIFVTGSSESIFTFLYLVGIIGASMLLPRGGSMVIAACSSVQYAVLVFFENQGMLGFLGGQTSVSMMADWPQMVYRVVIIASACLAVAFLSGILAFQARRAHRDLGVVERHLKRVERMAAMGEMVAGMAHEIKNPLASISGSIQLLAENTEPGSPNLRLMQIVLRETQRLSAIVTDFLLFAKPKSGTVKEMRLDLAIGEVVSLFRLDPICVGRIEVNLKLDSPVWIAMDPGHLKQVLWNLLKNGAEAIEKTGTLTIRMAVTRTDRIHLTISDTGCGIKETDQETVFDPFFTTKPSGSGLGLSIVHRIIDSYQGVIDLETSPGKGTTFTLILMGSSQKSSV, from the coding sequence GTGAAAAATTTAACAGGGGCAGACACCGTTGATGCCGCAGACATGGAAAAAAGGCTTGGCTGGCTCATCGTTTTCAGGGTGTCATTCGCAACCATCCTGACCCTTTCAACCCTTGTTTATAGCGCAGGTGAGCATCTTTCCTCCACTGAACACCCCTTTGTGGTTCTTTATTCTATTTCTGCCCTCCTTGTCGTTCTTTCCCTTGGGTATGCTTTAGTTCTCAGGCGGGTGAGACGCAAGGTGATGTTTGCCTATGGGCAGATCCTCCTTGACAGTTTTTTTATAACGACACTTATTTTTGTTACGGGAAGTTCTGAAAGTATTTTCACCTTTCTTTACCTTGTGGGCATCATTGGTGCGAGCATGTTGCTTCCCAGGGGGGGAAGCATGGTGATCGCTGCTTGTTCCAGCGTACAATATGCCGTTCTTGTCTTTTTTGAAAATCAGGGCATGCTCGGTTTTCTGGGCGGTCAGACCAGCGTTTCAATGATGGCCGACTGGCCCCAGATGGTTTATCGGGTCGTCATCATTGCATCTGCCTGTTTAGCCGTTGCCTTTTTGAGCGGTATTCTGGCGTTCCAGGCAAGGCGGGCCCACCGGGACCTCGGGGTGGTTGAACGGCACCTTAAACGGGTTGAGCGTATGGCCGCCATGGGTGAAATGGTTGCCGGTATGGCCCATGAGATCAAAAACCCCCTTGCCTCCATCTCCGGCTCCATTCAGCTTCTGGCTGAGAACACGGAACCGGGTTCACCCAACCTGCGGCTCATGCAGATTGTCCTCCGGGAAACCCAGCGACTGAGTGCCATTGTGACGGATTTTCTGTTGTTTGCAAAGCCAAAGAGCGGTACGGTCAAGGAAATGCGGTTGGATCTTGCCATTGGCGAAGTCGTGTCCCTTTTTCGGCTGGACCCAATCTGTGTCGGCCGCATTGAGGTCAACCTTAAGCTTGATTCTCCCGTTTGGATTGCCATGGACCCCGGCCATTTAAAGCAGGTGCTGTGGAATCTTTTAAAAAATGGTGCTGAAGCCATCGAAAAAACAGGCACCCTCACGATCCGGATGGCGGTTACCCGGACGGATCGAATTCATCTTACCATATCCGACACGGGATGCGGCATTAAAGAGACAGATCAGGAGACCGTGTTTGATCCGTTCTTTACCACCAAACCCTCGGGTTCCGGTCTTGGGCTTTCCATTGTCCACAGGATCATCGACAGTTACCAGGGAGTTATTGACCTTGAAACCAGTCCGGGCAAGGGAACAACATTTACCCTTATTCTCATGGGTTCCTCCCAGAAGTCTTCTGTATAA
- a CDS encoding HyaD/HybD family hydrogenase maturation endopeptidase, with protein sequence MTSEILILGVGNILFSDDGLGIRVVEKLLENYQFPDQVSVVDGGVLGINLLGVISHAHHLIVVDTILNKGKPGDLHRLAGADIPNRILAKNSLHQVDLLEALTLCQFLDHVPQTVIVGAEPMDIETLSAELTSTLAAQVENVVLMVLKELEVLGVPWKEKKISNGCHHT encoded by the coding sequence ATGACATCTGAAATTCTCATTCTCGGCGTTGGCAACATCCTTTTTTCCGATGACGGACTCGGCATCCGGGTGGTGGAAAAACTGCTTGAAAACTATCAATTTCCGGACCAGGTTTCCGTGGTTGACGGCGGCGTTTTAGGGATTAATCTCCTTGGCGTTATTTCCCATGCACACCATCTCATTGTGGTGGACACTATTTTAAACAAGGGAAAACCCGGGGACCTCCATCGCCTTGCAGGTGCGGACATCCCCAACCGGATTCTTGCCAAAAACTCCCTGCACCAGGTGGACCTTCTGGAGGCACTTACCCTTTGTCAATTTCTGGATCATGTGCCCCAAACGGTTATTGTGGGGGCGGAACCCATGGATATAGAAACCCTTAGTGCAGAGTTGACATCGACCCTTGCCGCCCAGGTGGAAAATGTCGTTCTAATGGTCCTCAAAGAGCTTGAAGTCCTTGGTGTGCCCTGGAAAGAAAAAAAAATCAGTAATGGTTGTCATCATACATGA
- a CDS encoding hydrogenase small subunit: protein MKETEEKSFYERLEGKGVSRRDFLKYCTVMTASMGLSASCVGQVASSIEKAASGTRPSVVWLHFGECTGCSEAFLRTPNVGAIILETISVEYHETIMAASGHQAEKSLEQAIKTHKGKFICVVEGSIATAYNGAYGKVGGRTFLEIANDVIPKAAVTIALGTCAAYGGIPSAAPNPGGYKGVKDAIGVATINISGCPPNPLNLLSTIVKYLNKETIELDELGRPLFAYAETVHDRCPRLKHFENDEFVEEFGSKEAELGYCLYHMGCKGPETYNNCPTAKFNDGTSFPIQAGHPCIGCSEPDFWDTMTPFYEEY, encoded by the coding sequence ATGAAAGAAACTGAGGAAAAAAGTTTTTATGAACGACTGGAAGGAAAAGGGGTATCACGAAGGGATTTTCTCAAGTATTGCACCGTGATGACAGCCTCCATGGGGCTGTCGGCATCCTGTGTGGGACAGGTGGCAAGTTCTATTGAAAAAGCAGCCTCAGGGACGAGACCTTCGGTTGTATGGCTTCATTTTGGTGAATGTACGGGTTGCTCTGAGGCATTTTTACGTACGCCCAATGTCGGAGCCATCATCCTTGAGACCATTTCGGTTGAATACCATGAAACCATTATGGCAGCCTCGGGTCATCAGGCGGAAAAATCACTGGAACAGGCGATCAAGACCCACAAGGGAAAATTTATCTGTGTTGTGGAAGGTTCCATTGCTACAGCCTATAACGGCGCCTATGGCAAGGTGGGGGGAAGGACCTTTCTTGAGATTGCAAATGATGTGATTCCCAAGGCTGCTGTAACCATTGCCCTTGGTACCTGCGCAGCCTATGGAGGCATTCCTTCTGCTGCTCCCAATCCCGGCGGTTACAAGGGGGTAAAGGATGCCATTGGTGTTGCCACCATCAATATCTCGGGATGTCCCCCAAATCCTCTGAATCTTTTGTCAACCATTGTTAAATATCTAAACAAGGAAACCATCGAGCTTGACGAATTGGGCAGGCCTTTGTTTGCCTATGCCGAGACTGTCCACGATCGTTGCCCCAGGTTAAAACATTTTGAAAATGATGAGTTTGTGGAAGAATTTGGTTCTAAAGAGGCAGAACTTGGCTATTGTCTCTACCATATGGGGTGTAAAGGCCCTGAAACCTATAATAATTGTCCCACTGCTAAGTTTAACGATGGAACAAGCTTCCCCATTCAGGCGGGCCACCCCTGCATCGGGTGCAGTGAACCAGATTTCTGGGATACAATGACTCCATTTTATGAGGAATATTAA